Below is a genomic region from Prosthecobacter vanneervenii.
GCTGAGGCTCCTGCTAAAAAAGCTCCGGCCAAGAAGGTCTATCCGAAGAATCCGCCGCCGATGGTGGCGGATTTTAAGTATGGGCCGTTTGAGCGGAACGTGCTGGATTTCTGGCAGGCGAAGTCTGACAAGCCGACGCCGCTGCTGTTTTTCATCCATGGCGGTGGCTGGATGGGTGGAGACAAGAAGGGCATCTCGGTGGAGCCGTTTTTGAAGGAAGGCATCTCGGTGGTGTCGATCAACTACCGCTACATCTCGCAGGCGCAGGATGTGGTGCCACCGGTGAAGGCCCCGCTGACGGATGCGGCGCTGGCGCTGCAGACGGTGCGCAGCAAGGCTGCGGAGTGGAACATCGACAAGACACGCATTGCCGCGAGCGGCGGTTCGGCCGGGGCCTGCAGCAGCCTGTGGCTGGCCTTTCATGATGACATGGCGGATCCGAAGAGCAGCGATCCGATCAAGCGCGAGTCCACACGCCTGCTGACCGCGGCGGTGAATGGTCCGCAGACGACGCTGGACCCAAAGCAGATGCGCGAATGGACGCCGAACAGCCGCTATGGTGGTCATGCCTTCAGCAAGGCGGGCGAGTTCAAAAACTTCGATGACTTTGTGGCCGCGCGTGAGCGCATCCTGCCGTGGATCAATGAATACTCGCCCTATGCGCTGGTGAGCACGGATGATCCGCCAGTGTACTGTTATTTCAGCTCCGCACCAGCCATCGGACAGGAGCAGAAGGACCCCACGCATACTGCCAACTTCGGCGTAAAGCTGCAGGAACACTGCAAAGAAAAAGGTGTGGCTTGTGACGTCGTTTACCCTGGTGCCACAGACGTGAAGTACAAGACAATCAACGAATACCTCATCGCAAAGCTCAAGCAGGCGAAATAACCCACACCCGGCAATCTGCATTTACGATCATGAAACTTAACACACTTACTCTTGGCAGCCTGGCGCTGGCGTTTTGTCTCGTGGCCCGTGCGGAGGACTCCGCATTCAAGCCGATCTTCAATGGCAAGGATCTGACCGGCTGGTACGGGCTGAATCCTCACTCTGTCGTCAAACTGGCAGGCGAGAAGAAGGAGGCTGCGCTGAAGAAGATGCGCGAGGAATTCGCAACCTTCTGGAAGGTGGAAAATGGCGAACTGGTCAATGACGGCCACGGTCCGTATGCCACCACGGAGCAGGAGTTTGGCGACATGGAATTCCTCATTGAGTATAAAACCGTGGCGGGTGCTGACAGCGGCATCTATCTGCGCGGGGTGCCGCAGGTGCAGATCTGGGACAAGAACCAGGTCTTTGATCCGGCGAAGCCAACGCGCAGACCTCATCTGGGTTCGGGAGGGCTTTTCAACAACACTCCTGATACGCCGGGACGTGACCCTCTGGTGGTGGCGGACAAGCCTTTTGGCGAGTGGAACAGCTTCCGCATCCGCCAGATCGGGGCACGCACGTGGGTGTGGCTGAATGACAAGCTGGTGGTGGATGGCAACGTGATGGAAAACTACTATGACCGCACGAAGCCGCTGCCTGCGAAGGGGCCGATCATGCTGCAGACGCATGGCGGTGAGATTCGCTGGAGGAACCTGCAGGTGCGAGAGATCGGCGCCGAGGAGGCGAAGAAGATCCTGGCTGAAGCTGACGCTAAGAAGTGACCGGGTTGATTTGATGAAACAAAAAAGCCGCAGGGGAGAGATCCGCTGCGGCTTTTTGTTTGAGGCTCGTACTAGGTATGGGCGTCATGGGGCATTTGCGGTCTCGCGTTCTCCCATGTGGGGTCTTGTTCTTGCTTCTCGTTTGCGTTGGATCGCTGAAGACTTCTCGCATACCTCCGGCATGCGGCCTTGGCTTTGAACATCGGTTATCCTGAGTCCGGTGGTTCTCGCTCGCAAAGCCTCGCTTCACCACCGGCTAATTTCCGGGCTCCTTCCAGGAGCCAATGGCAAGGCTGCGCCTGGACTGAGCTAGATAAAATGTGCCAACGGATGCCTCAATGTCAGGCTCAATGGGTCACTTGTTCAGCACGAGGCGGAGGGTGCCGTTGTGGATGTCGAGGGACTGGATGCCGGCGACGAATTTTTGGAGGGCGGGGTCGGATTCGACATTGGCGGCGATGAGGTCGAGGCCTTTGATGTCGCCGATCCAGCTATTGGGAAGGGAAATGCCGCCGAGGCTGAGGTCGTCGAGCTTGAGGGAGAGCTTGTGAGCCGGGGTAAGGCTGGTGCCGAAGGTGAAACGGAGGCGGATTTTTTGATTGGGCATGATCGGGAAATCCGGCGGGGCGGCGAGGATGATGGCGGCGGAGACCTGGCCTTCGGCAAACTGGACCTGGACGCTCTCGCCGAGCTGCTGCTGGGCGAGGTAGGCGTTTACTTCGCGCTCATTGATGATGATGGTGCGGTTTGCCTCATCGGGAGGGATGGCAGCAGGGTTGTTGAGGGCCTGAAGCTTGTTGTCGAAGGCGGCCTGCTCCGTGGAGGTGAGGCTGACCGGCTTCATGGGGGAGGGGTAGAAGGTGTGCTTGACCCAGAAGGCGCCGGTGGCAGCGGCGATGCCCGCGCAGCCGAGGATGACGGCGAGGGTGATGAGGATGATTTTTTTGGTGGAGCGCGCGCGGGTCGCTGGAGCGGGCGCTACGGATTCAGGGGGGGCTTGCATGACAGTGGTTTGGATGCTTTCCGCCCGAAAGTATTCATTCATGGGGAAAAATGCCAGCTACAGGTTCCCTGAGAGTTTGTAAGGCATTGACTCTGCGCGCAGGGCTTGGGAACATCTGCATTAACCATGAAATACATCCTCGCTCTCGATCAGGGCACGACCAGCTCCCGCGCCATTCTCTTCAATCATGACGGCGGCATTGTGGCCACGGCGCAGAAGGAATTCCGGCAGATCTTTCCAAAGCCCGGCTGGGTGGAGCATGATGCGCAGGAAATCTGGGCGACGCAGGCCGGGGTGGCGGCGGAGGTGCTGCACAAGGCGCGTGCGAAGGCTGGGGATGTGGCCGCCATCGGCATCACGAACCAGCGGGAGACGACGGTGGTGTGGGATCGCAAAACGGGGAAGCCGATCTGCAACGCGATCGTGTGGCAGGACAGGCGCACGGCACCGATGTGCGACAAGCTGCGAGCCCAGAAGCTGGACAAGCTGATCCAGAAGAAAACGGGGCTGGTGGTGGATGCGTATTTTTCCGCCACGAAGGTGCAGTGGATTTTGCAGAATGTGAAGGGGGCCAAGGCGCGTGCGGCAAAGGGGGAGCTTGCCTTTGGCACGATCGACTCCTGGCTGCTGTGGAACCTGACCGGCGGCAAAGTGCATGCGACGGATGTGAGCAATGCCTCGCGCACGATGCTGTATGACATCCGCAAGGGCACGTGGGATGAAGAGCTGCTCAGAATTTTTGGTGTGCCGCGCTCGATGCTGCCGGAGGTGCGGGATTCCAGCGGGGTGTTTGGCGAGACGACGCTGCTGGGTGGTAAGACTCCCATCGCGGGAATCGCGGGGGATCAGCAGTCGGCGCTGTTTGGGCAGGTGTGCACGAAGCCCGGGATGGTGAAGAACACGTATGGTACGGGCTGCTTCATGCTGATGAACACGGGCACGAAACCCATTGCGTCCAAAAACAAGCTGCTGACCACGGTGGCGTGGAGGATCGACGGGCGCACGGAGTATGCGCTGGAGGGGAGCGTTTTCATTGCGGGAGCGGCGATTCAGTGGCTGCGAGATGGGCTGGGCATCATCCGGAAGTCGGCAGATGTGGAGGCGTTGGCTGCGAGTGTGCCTGACACGGGCGGCGTGTATCTGGTGCCTGCGTTTGCGGGGCTAGGCGCTCCGCACTGGGATGCTTATGCGCGCGGCACATTGGTGGGGATGACGCGCGGCACCACGGTGGCGCATATCGCACGAGCTGCGCTGGAGGGGATCGCGCTGCAGGTGATGGATATTTTGAAGGCCATGGAGGCAGATGCGGGGATCAAGCTGAAGGAGCTGCGGGTGGATGGAGGTGCGAGCGTGAACAACCTGCTGATGCAGATGCAGTGCGACCTTCTCGGGGTGCCGGTGGTGCGGCCAAAGGTGAACGAGACGACGGCACTGGGCGCGGCGTGTCTTGCGGGACTTGCCGTGGGGTATTGGAAAAACGTGGCCGACATTGCCAAACATTGGCAGGTGGACCGCAAGTTTAAGCCCACGATGAAGGCGGGAATGCGCAGCCGGATCACGGAAGGCTGGAAACGGGCACTGGGACGTGCGATGGCATGGGAGGAGAAATAATGTGAAACACACCGCATGGATCAATCCGCCCTGTCCGATGCTGCCGGAGGAAAATCGGCACTATGACCATCATGACATCCAGGCGCTACAGCATGACCGCGGGCCGAGGTTTTACGAGGTGGCGCTGCACTATGCGCAGAGCCTTTGGAGAGAGGGATTTCCGGCAAAGAGCATTCTGCTGATCAACCGCGCGCTTTCCCTGCCGCTGGCGGCGGATGAGCCGATCCTGGCGAAATGGCCGCTGCCTTACCTGGCGCTGGTGTGGATCATGCAGCACCGGGTGGAGGGACAGTTTATTGGCAATCCGCGACGGCACTGGCAGCACCTGGCCACTCGGATGGTGGAGCCAAACAAGGAGCTGCGCACCTGGCGGGCCTGGGCGTGCTGGCATCTGGCGCGGCTGATTCTGCCTGAGGCGGAATTTCCCGCAGATCAGCGGCAGATCCGTGAGGAGCAGGTGGTGGAGCCGACACAGGAGGAGATAGCCGCCCATCTGCATCGGCTTTCGCCCGCAAGGGACGAAGAGACCTGGCTGCATGCCGTGAACACGATCCAACAGCAACCGCGCAGTGCGCTGGCGGCGCGTGTGCGGCGGATAGGGCCCGCTGAGCTGCCAGTGGTGCAGCGGCTGGGGCATGAAATCTGGCATGCGTATTACCCGGGCATCATCAGCGAGGCGCAGATCCGCTACATGCTTTCGATCTGGTATCAGCCGGGGGCGATGGCGCATGAGATGCAGGCGCGCGATGTGTGGTATGCGCTGGTGGAGGTGGCAGGGCCGAGGCCGGTGGGATACATCTCCTTTGAGAAGCAGCTGTTTGAGCCCGTGCTTTTCATCAACAAGCTGTATCTGCTGCCCGAGGTGCATGGGCATGGGCTGGGGGTATTTACCCTGCGCTGGGCGGAGGAACGGGCCCGTGAGATGGAGTGCAAGATCGTGCGGCTGCGGGTGAACAAGAAGAATGCCGGCGCTATCCGCTCCTATCTGCGTGCGGGGTTTCGATTCACCGAGGATGTGGTGAGTGACATTGGCAGCGGGTTTGTGATGGATGATTATGTGATGGAGAAGGCGGTGCCTTGAACCGAGATCGTCTTTGACAGCGTCGATCCTGCATTCCATCTCACTCTTGTGATCCCACTCGACCTTTCCCTTTCTGAAGTGCCCGGCCTGCCAGCGCATGCTGCGAGGCTGCTGGGCAAGGAGGGGGTGAAGACGGCGGCGGATGTGGTGTGGCACATGCCCTTCAGGCATGAGGACCGGCGGCAGATGCAGGCGCTGGCGTTTCAGGCGGGACTGCAGCCTGCGTGCCACCATGTGCTGGTGACCAAGACGGGGACCAAGTTCTTTGGTGGTCGGTCGGGCGTGTTTGAGGCGGTGGTGCAGCATGCCACAGGGCTGCTGGGACAGCAGCTGACGCTGAAGTGGTGGAACATGCCCTTCATGAGCCGGGTTCTGGCGGAAGGGCAGGAACTGATCGTCTATGGCGTGATCAAGGATACGAAGGGCCGGCTGAGCATGGCACACCCGGAGTATGAGATCATCAAAGGTGGAGCGGATGATGATGCGGAGCAGATCCACACGGGGCGCATCACACCGGTGTACCGACTGAGAGGCAGCATGACGCAGAAGGCCCTGAGGGTGGCGGTGTGGCATGTGCTGCAGGGGCTGCCGGATGCGTTTGTGGAAGATCTGCTGCCGACGCCAAGCGCGGAGGGGGAGTTTGCCGGGATGTCGCGTGCGAAGGCGCTGAAGGAGGTGCATTTTCCCACGAGCGCGGAGAGTCTGGAGCAGGCGAAGCGCTACCTGGCGCTGGAGGAGTTTTATGGATATCAGCTCCGCGTGGCGCGGAGAAAGAGACAGGTCATCGAGTCAGGCGGGCGCAGGCAGGTCGGAACGGGTGAGCTGCTGAAGGACTTTTTCAACGAGCTGCCCTTCCAGCTGACGGCGGCGCAGATGCGCTGTCTGGAAGAGATCCACAAGGACATGGCGTCGGGGAATCCGATGAACCGGCTGCTGCATGGGGATGTGGGCAGCGGGAAGACGGTGGTGGCGTTTGCGGCGATGCTCCGGGCGGTGGAGTCCGGACGGCAGGCGGTGCTGATGGCACCCACGCAGATTCTGGCGGAGCAGCATGCGCGGAATGCGCGCAAGTGGCTGGAACCGCTGGGGCTGCGGGTGGCGCTGAGGACGGGATCGAAACGGGAGGATGGGGAAGGTTTGGAGCTGATGCGAGGAAAGCGAAGCTCTGACAAAGCGGAGATCGTGATCGGCACGCATGCGCTGCTGCATGATGAGGAGCTGATGCACAACACGGGGATCGTGGTGATCGACGAGCAGCACAAGTTTGGCGTGGCGCAGAGGGCGAAGCTGATCCGCAAGGGGGATACGCCGGATGTGCTAGTGATGACGGCGACACCGATCCCGCGTACGCTGACGCTGACGATTTACGGAGACCTGGAGGTCTCGACGATTGACCAACGGCCGCGCGACGGAGTGAAGATCATCACGAAGGTGAGGCCGAAAACGAAGCTGAAGGAAGCGGCGAAGTTTCTGAGGGAGCAGATCGAGGAGGGGCGGCAGGGATATATTGTGTATGCGCTGATCGACGAGTCGGAGAAGCTGGAAGCTGGCGCGGCGACAAAGGGGCATGAGGAGTGGTCCAAGCTGCTGGCTCCGTGCGAGGTGGGGCTGCTGCATGGGAGGATGAGCGCGGAGGAGAAGGAGGATGTGATGAAGCGCTTCCGGGCCGGGAAGCTGGACGCGCTGGTTTCCACGACGGTGATCGAGGTGGGCATTGATGTGCCGAATGCGACGGTGATGTTCATTCATGACGCGGGGCGTTTTGGGCTGGCACAGCTGCATCAGCTGCGAGGACGCATCGGACGCGGGGCGCATACGAGCTATTGCGTGCTGTTTGTGGATGACAAAGATGAGGAAAACCGGCAGCGGCTGGCGATCATGGAGGAGACGAGCGACGGCTTTCAAATTGCCGAGGAGGATCTGCGGCGGCGCGGGCCGGGGGATGTGCTGGGGAACGCGCAGAGCGGCCAAGCTCCACTGCTGTTTGGGGAGCTGCTGGCGGATACACGGCTGGTGAGGCTGGCGCGGCAACTGGCTGAGCGGACGCTGGATGAAGACCCCCAATTGAGGAGGCCGGCGCTGGCTGCATTCCGGGGCGAGGAAGTCATGGCCGAGAAGGCTCAGGCGATGATGCAGTGAGACGCGGATGTGAGAGGGGATGTGAGGAATGACTTAGCCCGGTATGCTTGACCGCTGAGTGCTTTGCCCGGTCAGTACCGCAGTGACATGCATCCCATCGCTCCCAGTTGCGCCCCTATGGTGCTGGTGGACCAAACCGAACTCGTTCGCAAACGACGGCGGAGTGGGGGGAGGGGCGTTTTGATGACGCTGCGTTCGGCCATATTGCTCACCGCAGCATCAGGCGTGACCGCCTTTGTGCTGTGGCTGAAGAGGGAGACGCCTAATCCGAGCGGGGCCATGGCCATGCGCGAGTCTCCGCTGGTGGAGGCGCGAAGCCTGAAGTCGCCGCTGCAGACGGTTGAGTCATCCGGGCAGGCGTATGGGCTGAGGAAGAGTCATCCAGCCGTCGTGGCATCAACGACACCCGCAAAAGGAGCTGTGCCGCAGGTGCAGACACCTGGAAGGATTAAGCCGACATGGCTGATGGCGGAGCTGCTGCCATCTGAGGAAGGGCAAAATGCCCGGACATCTCCGGCGCAGATCATGGAGCAGCTCAGGCAAAGCCTGCGAAATGCAGGGGCGCGGCAGATGGGGAAGGCGGTGAGGTTTGGAGTGCTGAACCTGGCTGAACTGCTGGCGATGGACTCTAGAACATGGGCTGCAGGGCAGGACACTCCGGTGGCGAGCGAGAACCGTGCCTCGTCCATGCTGCTAACTTTTTACCTGTGCTATCTGGACCGTGCTGGAGATGGCGCTGGCGTGCAGGCCCTGCTGATGGCGATGGAGCAAGGCATGGAGGAGGGGGATGCTGTGAGAGAGTGCATTCTGGTGGGGCGCAGTGTGGCCGATCTGGAAAAAGAGATGGGAATGGCCTTTGCGGCCGCCGGAGTGGAGCTGCAGTTCACCCGAAGAGGTGGGCTGGCCTTCAGGCAGTGAGAAATCATTCATGGGGAGAATCTTTTTGCCCGGGCTGGCATTTGCCCTTTTAATCATGGTGAATTTCCCATGAAAACATCCTGGCCCATCCGCCTCGTGCGTGCGCTTTTCTTTGCGTTCTCGGTTTTCATTGGCATCGCCATTGCCCTGGGGCTGCAGCAGGATGCGTGGGTAGGGGCGGTGAGCGGGGCGGTTTTCATGGGCATGCTGATGGTACTGGACGTGATTCTGGCGCAGTTCACGCTAAGGGATTTTTCCCATGCCACGCTGGGGCTGGCGGTGGGTCTTTTCTGCGCGTGGCTGATCACGCGGATCGGGGTGTTTCAGCTGGCGTATTTTCAAAACCATGAGGAGGGCGTGGCGCTGCAAAACATCGTGGAGATCTGCATCTATGGAACGCTGGCGTTTTTCGGAGTCACCTTTGCGCTGCGCAGTGACCGCGACCAGTTTGCCTTTCTGATCCCATACATCCGCTTCCGCCGTGACGGTTCTGAGGGGGAGCCTGTGCTGCTGGACACGGATGCGGCCATAGATGCCCGGCTGCCCGGTGTTTTCGGCACTGGCTTTTTAAGCGGAGCCGTGGTGGTGCCGCGCTGTGTGCTGGATGAACTGCAACGGCTTTCGGATTCTGCCGAACCAGCGTTAACGCTGCGCGGGAAACGAGGGCTGGAAATGATGGAGAAAATGCGTGCCCGGCCTGAGATGAAGGTTTCCATCCATGAGGACGGCATGGCGGATATGCCTGTGGAGGTGCGGCTGGTGACGCTGGCAAGGGAGCTGAATGCGCGCCTGCTGACCAGTGATGACAATCTGGCAAAAGTGGCGCGCCTGCGGGGCATCACAGTGCTGAGTCTGCGAGAGCTGGCTGCGGCGCTAAATCCCGAGCTGGGAGTGGGAGATGAACTGCGGCTGCCGCTGACCAAACCTGGGAAGGATAAAAACCAGGCAGTGGGCTATCTGCCGGACGGAGCGATGATCGTGGTGAACAACGCGGCCTCCCTGATCGGACAGACGGTGGATGTGGTGGTGTCTGGAACCCTGCCGACGAGCGCCGGGAGGCTGGTGTTTGCGGAACTCAAGCCCGCCGCGTGATCCGCCTGCGCGGGAAGACCGCGAAAGAAAGGGCGAGCATGGCCAGCAAGGCGGAGCCGGGCTCTGGCACTGCGGTGATCGCCATGATCTCCGCAGAGCTGGTGGAAATGCGGGAGGCGTACATGCTGGAAGGATTGTCCACGGGCAGCTGGGGGATGAAGGTCCAGCCGAAGGCATCGGAGCCCTGATACAAACCGCCACGATCTGTCAGTGCGGCATTGAATTCCGAGCCGTCTCCAACGGTGTTGTTGGTGTCGAACATGCCGTCCACGCTGTAGTTTACGCCGGCGAGTTTCCAGATGCCGCCGTCATTGACGAAGACTCCGCCACCGGAATCGCCGTTGGAGAGAGTGGCCTCCTCTGCGGTGCCGCTGGCGCTGAAGGTGGCGGTGAGGAGATTTCCGACAGCACTGGAGTAGATGCTGCTGACGGTGTTGCTGCCCCAGCGAGCGACGCCATCCGGAGAGGTGGCTTCCCAACCCTGCAAGGTGCCGCCGACGATGACATCCGCACCCCTGGGCCCGCCTCTGCCATTGATCTCCATCGTCATGCCCACCTCCGAGGAGCCTGTGTAGAGAGGAGCGTAGGTGGAGAAGGTGCCTTGGATTTTGAAGAGGCGCAGGTCGGTTCCGGAGATGTCCCAGTAGCCGAGGCCGCCATTGGCGGCGGTGTCGATGTTGTAGGTGATGTCCGAACCACCATTGAAAATGCCGCTGGAGGTGAAGGTGGTGCCCTGAGTGCCAATATGCTGTGCGGTGATGAAGTACTGCGGCGCGATCATGGTGCCGAGGTAAGAGCCATAGGTGCCCTCGTACTGCCAGCCTGAATTGGCGAAGGCACCGGTGGGTGCTGTAGTGTTGTGGCCGGGGTCTCCCGTGGCTTCAAAAACGATGGCCTTGCATGGCAGGGTGCAGAAACAAAACGCACCCAAAAGCATGCGCAGCAAGGGCGAGTGCTGAGATGCTGATGTTTTGGGCCGCATGACCATCAAGCACATTCATAGCAAATTCTGGAATTTCCATAAAAGTTTGCTGAACCGCCTTAATTTGGCGGCTTCAAAACGGCGGAAAGCCATTTTTGGGGTGGCATGATACCCGCTGACTAAATATGGGCTCGACACCTATATCATTTTTGTTATGGATGGCGCGCCTGTGACGCAAAAATGAAAAGCAAGTGGTTCAACATGTTAGGTGCATGCATCCTCCCGCCGCTGGTCGGGGTGGGGATGTGCAGCGGCATCATCCATTTGCTGAAGAATCATGAGCTGTTTCGTGTCAATGTGCTGGCGGCACAGCCTGAGACTGGAAAGCTGAGGCATGGACGAGGCGGCGAGCACGGGGCCGAGGTAAGACCTGCCCTGCCTGCTAATGCTGAGTTCAGCCCGGTGAGGCCTGCGCCTGTGACGCCTGGTGCTGACAAGGCAGCTCTCCGGCGCGCTGAAGAGGCTGCAAAAGCAAAGATGATGCCTGCCGTGCCGAAGGCTGAGAAGAAGGACCCAGAAATGGCGGTGGCCAAGAAGACCGAAAATCCCGTGCAGCCTAAAACCATCGTGGTGCAGGCTCCAGTCTGGCGACCCATCGTCGATCCCATCGCAGATCACTGGACCCGGCTGATGCCACGCACGGACGCTCTGCCGCAGGCTTACCAGGCAGTGCTGAATGATGACGCCCAGCATCTGGCAAGACTGATAGCGATGGGCATCTCCCCCCATGAAAAGACATTGGGCGGGGATACGCCGCTGTGTGCAGCGGTGCGCATGGGGCGTGCAGATTGTGTGTATGTCCTGGCACTTTCCGGGGTGGACATGAATCAGCCAGCACATGAAAAGCAGCCGCCTATCGCGCTGGCGTCTCTGCGACGGAATGCCCCGGTGCTGAAAGCACTGCTAGAATTTGGAGCGGACCCCAACACGCGCTTTAACACACCGGTGGCGAAGCAGGTCATCGACCGCTGCACCATCAAGGATCTGCGAAATGCGATGGAGAGCGACCGGGGAATCACCCCACTGATCTGCTGTGCCGCACGCGGTGATGTGGAAGGAGCTGTAACCCTGATGCGTGCAGGGGCCAGGCCAGGGATGGGCACCACACGCTATCACCGCTACCCGATCAACTTTGCCGCTACGCAGGGCTACCTCTTCCTCATGCGCGTGCTTTTAGGTCGCGACCCTGACTCTGAGCCGGACATTCTGGTGACGGTGGATCTTTCCAGCCAGCGCGCCTGGGTGACGAAGCAGGGGCGCATCATCAACCACACGATGGTTTCCACCGGACGTGAGGGCTATGGCACCCCGGCCGGGCGCTACGTGATCACGGACAAGCATACCTCGCATGTATCGACGCTGTATCATGTGAACATGCCGTGGTTCATGCGCCTGAACTGCAGCGCCATCGGTCTGCACAGTGGCTATGTGACTGGGCAGCCAGCCTCGCATGGCTGCATCCGCCTGCCGTATGAAAAGGCGAAGGAATTCTTTACCCAGGTGCGCGTAGGGGACGAGGTGGAGATCGTGTACTAGGGCCGGAGGCCCGTTGACGGTGGTTTACCGTTGTTGACTATTGTTGACAGTTGTTTGCCAAGCCGATGAGCGGCTTTGCCGTAGATCTGAAAAGCAGTGTCAACGGCTTCTGGCTAGAGGGTCTTGAGGAGCTTGTCGTGGATGCCGTCGAAGCCGCCGTTGCTGAAGACGACGATGACATCGCCGGAGCGGGTTTCCTGCTTGAGGCGGCTGACGATGGCGTCGGTGCTGGCATCGAAATAGCAGGGCTTGCCACGGGCGGTGACGGATTCGGCCACCTTGGCGGTGTCCAGGCGCTGGTCTGCGGCTACCTTCTCAGGATTGGCGACGGCGGCGATGACAGAGCCATCGGCTTCGGTGAGGGCGTCGATCAGCTCGTTTTGCAGCACGTTACGGCGGCTGGTGTTGGAGCGCGGCTCGAAGAGGGCCCAGAGGCGGCGTCCGGCGTAGCGCTGGCGCAGGCCGCGCAGGGTCTCGCGGATGGCGGTGGGGTGGTGGCCGAAGTCGTCGATGATGGTGATGCCGTGGGCCTCTCCGCGCTCCTGCTGGCGGCGGCGGATGCCACGGAAACTCTCAAGGCCGGCGCGGATCTTGTCATCGCTCAATCCTGCAAAGCGGGCGGCGCAGACGCACATGGCTGCATTGCGTGCATTGAACTCGCCGACCATGGGGACTTCGAAGGCGACGCCGTTGATAGCAAACTGGGTGCTTTCAGGCGTGGTGCCGGTGATGGTGATGCGGAAGTCACAATCTGTGCCGAGGCCCACGGTCTTGAGCGGGGCGGGGCATTTGGCGCGCAGGCTGAGGCAGTTTGGGTCGTCTCCATTGATAAGCACGAGGCCGTTGCGTGGGACGGTGTTGAGGAAGCGCTGGAAGGAGAGCAGGATTTCATCGAGGTCGCGGAA
It encodes:
- a CDS encoding L,D-transpeptidase family protein; amino-acid sequence: MLGACILPPLVGVGMCSGIIHLLKNHELFRVNVLAAQPETGKLRHGRGGEHGAEVRPALPANAEFSPVRPAPVTPGADKAALRRAEEAAKAKMMPAVPKAEKKDPEMAVAKKTENPVQPKTIVVQAPVWRPIVDPIADHWTRLMPRTDALPQAYQAVLNDDAQHLARLIAMGISPHEKTLGGDTPLCAAVRMGRADCVYVLALSGVDMNQPAHEKQPPIALASLRRNAPVLKALLEFGADPNTRFNTPVAKQVIDRCTIKDLRNAMESDRGITPLICCAARGDVEGAVTLMRAGARPGMGTTRYHRYPINFAATQGYLFLMRVLLGRDPDSEPDILVTVDLSSQRAWVTKQGRIINHTMVSTGREGYGTPAGRYVITDKHTSHVSTLYHVNMPWFMRLNCSAIGLHSGYVTGQPASHGCIRLPYEKAKEFFTQVRVGDEVEIVY
- the mpl gene encoding UDP-N-acetylmuramate:L-alanyl-gamma-D-glutamyl-meso-diaminopimelate ligase; the encoded protein is MASPKHIHLIGICGTAMGSTAVALRALGHTISGSDSQVYPPMSDVLRNAGITVTEGYKPENLPLNADVYVVGNAISRGNPELEALLEKKLPYVSMAEMLKREVIQGKRSFVISGTHGKTTTTTMLAWIYEHAGKNPGFMIGGVPENFDSGARFTDSDLFVIEGDEYDTAYFDKRSKFLHYLPECAIVNNIEFDHADIFRDLDEILLSFQRFLNTVPRNGLVLINGDDPNCLSLRAKCPAPLKTVGLGTDCDFRITITGTTPESTQFAINGVAFEVPMVGEFNARNAAMCVCAARFAGLSDDKIRAGLESFRGIRRRQQERGEAHGITIIDDFGHHPTAIRETLRGLRQRYAGRRLWALFEPRSNTSRRNVLQNELIDALTEADGSVIAAVANPEKVAADQRLDTAKVAESVTARGKPCYFDASTDAIVSRLKQETRSGDVIVVFSNGGFDGIHDKLLKTL